From a region of the Chitinophagales bacterium genome:
- a CDS encoding DUF983 domain-containing protein, with product MKKSRDKENHWYAFMHAKCPHCHHGDMFINKNPYALQDITKMPGHCPVCGISFFPETGFYWGSMYMAYVITVISSAVSVVLLGILSGWNLPVLVIGNAVLLIIGFPLYFRYARVVWLQLNMPFSKELFLKYQQ from the coding sequence ATGAAAAAGTCACGGGACAAGGAAAATCACTGGTACGCCTTCATGCATGCGAAATGCCCGCATTGCCATCATGGTGACATGTTCATCAACAAAAATCCATATGCACTGCAAGACATTACGAAGATGCCCGGCCACTGCCCTGTCTGCGGCATTTCGTTCTTTCCTGAAACAGGTTTCTACTGGGGATCTATGTATATGGCTTACGTTATTACAGTTATATCCTCAGCCGTAAGTGTAGTACTGTTAGGAATTCTTTCAGGATGGAATCTGCCTGTACTGGTTATTGGCAATGCGGTACTGCTGATTATCGGGTTTCCATTGTATTTCCGCTATGCAAGAGTTGTATGGCTGCAACTCAACATGCCTTTCAGCAAAGAGCTTTTTCTGAAATACCAGCAATGA
- the lon gene encoding endopeptidase La, with protein MNNLNFKFDMQGMEEDIEFMPLITLEEEADGKKDVFADIIPVLPLRNTVLFPGVVIPITVGRDKSIKAVRDAYAADRFIGVIAQMDATVEEPEFKDLHKVGTMARILKMLKMPDGSTTAIIQGKVRFSIREFVTADPYFKASIDVLNDIPYPDDKQFEAMVSSLKEMAGNIIKLSPNIPTEASIMLRNIDSPSFLINFIANNLSIDLKEKQKVLEINDLKERAQAVLVQLESEIQVLELKNKIQSKVRSDIEKQQKDYFLQQQLKTIQEELGSADSIEKEIQSLRDRAAKKKWSKAVADHFEKEVSKLQRMNPAAAEHSVILNYLELLLELPWNVYTKDKFDLRRAKKILEQDHYGLEKVKDRILEYLAVLKLKGDLKSPILCFAGPPGVGKTSLGKSIAKALNRKYVRMSLGGLHDEAEIRGHRKTYIGAMPGRIIQSLKKAQTSNPVFVLDEIDKVGADFRGDPSSALLEVLDPEQNNSFYDQYVEMEYDLSKVLFIATANSLATIQPALRDRMEIIDISGYSVEEKVEIAERHLIPKQLEAHGLKNKHVHFSKQVIQKIIEDYTRESGVRDLDRKLAGVMRSVAKDVALNEKRNADLSVADIQRILGIKRFDAEMYQEENPPGVAIGLAWTYVGGEILYVETALSKGKGNLKLTGNLGDVMKESASTALTFIKAHAEKIGIRQEDFDKKDVHIHVPEGAIPKDGPSAGVTMLSAIASAYSGRKVKKYLAMTGEITLRGKVLPVGGIKEKILAAKRAGMKEIMLCKMNEKDISEINGEFIKGLTFHYVDDMMQVLEIALVK; from the coding sequence ATGAACAACTTGAATTTTAAGTTTGATATGCAGGGCATGGAAGAGGACATTGAATTTATGCCATTAATCACACTGGAAGAGGAGGCTGACGGCAAGAAGGATGTATTTGCAGATATTATTCCGGTACTGCCATTGCGTAATACGGTTTTGTTTCCCGGTGTGGTTATTCCTATTACTGTAGGACGTGATAAGTCAATTAAAGCTGTGAGAGATGCTTATGCCGCTGACCGGTTTATTGGCGTGATTGCACAAATGGATGCCACCGTGGAAGAACCGGAATTTAAAGACCTGCATAAAGTGGGAACGATGGCCAGGATCCTGAAGATGCTGAAAATGCCCGATGGCAGCACAACGGCTATTATCCAGGGAAAGGTTCGGTTTTCCATCCGCGAATTTGTAACAGCGGATCCGTATTTTAAGGCATCTATTGATGTGCTCAATGATATTCCTTATCCCGACGACAAGCAGTTTGAAGCCATGGTTTCTTCCCTGAAGGAAATGGCCGGTAACATTATCAAGCTTTCACCAAATATTCCGACCGAAGCCAGCATTATGCTGCGCAACATTGATTCCCCTTCTTTCCTTATCAATTTTATCGCTAACAACTTGTCGATTGATCTGAAGGAAAAACAAAAAGTATTGGAGATCAACGACCTGAAAGAAAGGGCACAGGCCGTGCTGGTACAGCTGGAATCAGAGATTCAGGTGCTCGAGCTGAAAAACAAAATTCAAAGCAAGGTAAGGTCCGATATTGAAAAGCAACAGAAGGATTACTTCCTGCAACAGCAACTTAAAACCATACAGGAGGAGTTGGGAAGCGCGGATTCCATTGAAAAGGAAATTCAAAGCCTGCGCGACAGGGCAGCAAAAAAGAAGTGGTCGAAAGCGGTGGCAGATCATTTTGAAAAGGAGGTGAGCAAGTTGCAGCGCATGAATCCCGCCGCTGCAGAACACTCGGTGATACTGAACTACCTTGAACTGTTGCTGGAACTTCCCTGGAACGTTTATACCAAAGATAAATTTGACTTGCGCCGGGCGAAAAAAATCCTGGAGCAGGATCACTATGGACTTGAAAAAGTGAAGGACCGGATACTGGAATACCTCGCTGTTTTAAAGCTGAAAGGTGATTTGAAATCACCCATACTTTGTTTTGCCGGTCCTCCGGGTGTCGGCAAGACTTCGCTTGGCAAGTCAATCGCAAAAGCATTAAACAGGAAATACGTCCGTATGTCACTGGGCGGTTTGCATGATGAGGCAGAAATCCGCGGACATCGCAAGACCTATATCGGCGCAATGCCGGGACGGATTATTCAGTCGCTGAAAAAAGCACAGACATCCAACCCTGTTTTTGTACTGGATGAGATTGATAAAGTAGGTGCCGACTTCCGGGGTGATCCATCTTCTGCATTGCTTGAAGTGCTGGATCCGGAACAGAATAATTCATTCTACGATCAGTATGTGGAAATGGAGTATGACCTTTCTAAGGTATTGTTCATTGCCACGGCGAACTCGCTTGCCACGATTCAGCCTGCGCTGCGCGACCGGATGGAAATCATTGATATCAGTGGCTACAGTGTGGAGGAAAAGGTTGAAATTGCTGAGCGCCATCTTATTCCCAAGCAACTGGAAGCGCATGGCCTGAAAAATAAGCATGTGCATTTTTCCAAACAGGTTATTCAAAAAATCATTGAAGATTACACCCGCGAATCGGGTGTGCGCGACCTCGACCGCAAACTGGCAGGTGTAATGCGTTCTGTAGCCAAGGATGTTGCTTTGAACGAAAAAAGAAATGCCGACCTCAGTGTGGCAGATATTCAGCGTATCCTCGGAATAAAACGGTTTGATGCGGAAATGTACCAGGAAGAAAACCCGCCGGGTGTTGCTATTGGCCTGGCCTGGACATACGTTGGTGGTGAAATTCTGTATGTTGAAACAGCCCTGAGCAAGGGCAAAGGTAACCTCAAACTAACCGGTAACCTGGGTGATGTGATGAAAGAATCAGCTTCTACGGCTTTGACGTTTATTAAAGCACATGCTGAAAAAATTGGCATCAGGCAGGAGGACTTCGACAAAAAGGATGTACACATTCATGTTCCGGAAGGTGCCATACCTAAAGACGGGCCGTCGGCAGGCGTCACCATGCTGAGCGCAATTGCATCTGCCTACAGTGGACGGAAGGTGAAGAAGTACCTGGCAATGACTGGCGAGATCACATTGCGGGGAAAGGTATTACCGGTTGGCGGCATTAAGGAGAAGATCCTTGCTGCAAAGCGTGCCGGCATGAAAGAAATAATGCTTTGCAAGATGAATGAAAAGGATATTTCTGAAATCAATGGTGAATTCATTAAAGGGCTTACCTTCCATTATGTAGATGACATGATGCAGGTACTTGAGATTGCCCTTGTGAAATAA
- a CDS encoding T9SS type A sorting domain-containing protein: MKKTFSNQLLITCLLMLISTTVLNAQTFQNTFMPAGSDNYVAGVAVSNDYWVIGNTNSFTPAAGTEHILFSRYTGATGVSAWDRIYYDGANTSVAYTATDIQAGYGNLTPSPAVGILPCTFTACPQIGTAVNAVAIPKSKNYFYVSGYYKDPAFGVRRPVMIKYDNNGNILWVRTNILVAANVYDEAGISVESCPNGDMMMVSVVTNPNTGITFPAITRLDINGVLLWRYFYNPVAGIPPSNFIPHQSCVFREFLNGGVNDPIGIVVTGERTIPGAIGSTHFVMRVRYDGLMLWKIEYPLFSANGATTTSAAWDIMFEDETVGAAAVVDNFVLTGLANATGIGNTPGCLGFLSRVSATTGAFVNAHRFGVPGTPLPPAPLTYGQSIYQSRAVAKNVVISGGVDDPNSGIFSDTYLLEMNITNGKMTNAHHYALTTPNFPRTESVVSVGSGYPTTGYFISTNASSTATLTDGHVIKTDGVGMINAPACPADTMKLLLDTVKSNPIQYCTDQVCDNVIPHQLVMKKKTAPHSLCFSPFKLADGLESLTETVDDEVGVYPNPVSTDAAIQILFDAPDAGSYTIRVIDINGRVMKEISNYFESGDQQVEIVTSGWPAGMFFISVSDGQHNMSTKFIKIK; encoded by the coding sequence GAATACTTTTATGCCTGCAGGCTCCGATAACTATGTTGCAGGGGTAGCCGTCAGCAACGACTATTGGGTAATCGGGAATACCAACAGCTTCACACCGGCTGCGGGTACCGAGCATATCCTGTTTTCAAGATATACCGGTGCTACCGGCGTTTCTGCCTGGGATCGTATTTATTATGATGGTGCCAACACATCCGTTGCTTATACAGCCACTGATATTCAAGCCGGTTATGGTAACCTAACACCTTCCCCTGCTGTCGGTATTCTGCCTTGTACTTTTACTGCTTGTCCGCAGATCGGTACAGCGGTGAATGCAGTAGCCATACCCAAATCAAAGAATTATTTTTATGTGAGTGGTTATTATAAAGATCCTGCATTTGGTGTCAGGAGGCCGGTCATGATTAAGTATGACAATAACGGGAATATCCTTTGGGTACGGACGAATATACTCGTTGCTGCAAATGTTTATGATGAAGCCGGGATTTCCGTTGAATCATGTCCGAACGGAGATATGATGATGGTTTCAGTTGTCACCAATCCCAATACAGGCATTACTTTTCCCGCTATCACACGTCTTGATATCAATGGGGTGTTGCTATGGAGATATTTTTATAACCCGGTTGCAGGGATACCACCGTCTAATTTCATCCCGCATCAGTCCTGCGTTTTCCGTGAGTTTCTGAATGGTGGAGTTAACGATCCGATAGGCATTGTGGTTACCGGCGAGCGCACCATTCCTGGAGCAATTGGTTCCACGCATTTCGTCATGCGTGTCCGTTATGACGGACTGATGCTTTGGAAAATTGAATACCCGCTGTTTTCTGCCAATGGTGCAACCACTACAAGTGCTGCCTGGGATATTATGTTTGAAGATGAAACCGTGGGTGCAGCTGCTGTGGTGGATAATTTTGTGTTAACCGGCCTTGCCAACGCTACCGGCATCGGAAATACGCCCGGCTGTCTCGGTTTTCTTTCCAGGGTAAGTGCCACAACGGGCGCTTTTGTGAATGCGCATCGTTTTGGTGTTCCGGGGACGCCTTTGCCTCCGGCTCCGCTGACCTACGGACAGAGCATTTACCAATCAAGGGCAGTGGCAAAAAATGTGGTGATCTCAGGAGGAGTGGATGATCCTAACTCAGGCATCTTTTCAGACACCTACCTTCTTGAAATGAATATCACCAATGGCAAAATGACCAATGCTCATCACTATGCCTTAACGACTCCTAATTTTCCGCGAACGGAAAGTGTAGTTTCTGTTGGATCAGGTTATCCTACGACTGGTTATTTTATCAGCACCAATGCTTCCTCTACAGCAACATTAACAGACGGGCATGTGATAAAGACGGATGGTGTCGGGATGATAAATGCGCCAGCCTGCCCGGCCGATACAATGAAACTATTGCTGGATACTGTTAAATCAAATCCCATTCAATATTGCACCGATCAGGTCTGCGACAATGTGATACCGCATCAACTGGTCATGAAGAAGAAAACCGCACCACATTCACTTTGTTTCTCACCGTTCAAGCTGGCAGATGGCCTGGAATCATTGACTGAAACCGTTGATGATGAAGTTGGTGTTTATCCCAACCCTGTCAGCACAGACGCTGCCATACAAATATTGTTTGATGCCCCGGATGCAGGCAGTTATACTATCAGGGTAATCGACATCAATGGACGGGTAATGAAAGAGATCAGCAACTATTTTGAATCGGGAGATCAACAGGTGGAAATTGTAACTTCCGGGTGGCCTGCCGGCATGTTTTTCATTTCTGTTTCAGATGGGCAGCATAATATGTCCACGAAGTTTATCAAAATCAAATAG
- a CDS encoding PorT family protein, translated as MRPFLLTVILLLTMHTAANAQVLITLLLGDKLNSDKLEFGLAGGVDFLNMSNTPEARLLTDWNLGFYFDFKLNQKLFLHTGVRVKSKMGTGSLEPYPLNNMTLDSAFSGGSVDRKINYFNVPVLIRYRLIDYLHIEGGIQLGLRYTAFDKFTNTIVEDDDLNYANNIADDLKRLDAGLQAGIGYKLKQGTGMTIGADYYYGFVDVNEVLEGSQRNSAIYLDVSIPIGRAKAAKKEAEKAAQQEEEAK; from the coding sequence ATGCGACCATTTTTGCTGACCGTTATTTTGTTGCTGACTATGCATACGGCCGCCAATGCGCAAGTGCTTATTACCTTGTTGTTGGGTGACAAACTGAATTCAGATAAGCTGGAATTTGGTCTTGCAGGAGGAGTGGATTTTTTAAACATGAGCAATACCCCGGAAGCACGATTACTTACCGACTGGAACCTGGGTTTTTATTTTGATTTTAAACTTAATCAAAAACTGTTTCTGCATACCGGTGTTCGGGTGAAATCAAAAATGGGAACGGGCTCGCTTGAACCTTATCCGCTTAATAACATGACTTTGGACAGTGCGTTTTCAGGCGGCAGTGTTGACCGCAAAATAAATTACTTTAATGTGCCCGTGCTGATACGATACCGGTTGATTGATTATCTCCATATAGAAGGCGGTATTCAGTTGGGTTTACGCTATACTGCATTTGATAAATTCACCAATACCATAGTGGAAGACGATGACCTGAACTACGCAAACAATATTGCGGATGATCTGAAACGCCTGGATGCCGGTTTGCAGGCTGGCATAGGTTATAAACTAAAGCAGGGAACCGGTATGACTATTGGCGCGGACTATTACTATGGCTTCGTGGATGTAAATGAGGTACTGGAAGGCAGTCAGCGGAATTCCGCCATATATCTTGATGTCAGCATCCCTATCGGTCGGGCAAAGGCGGCGAAAAAAGAAGCGGAGAAAGCAGCACAGCAGGAGGAAGAAGCAAAATAA